One window from the genome of Ananas comosus cultivar F153 linkage group 13, ASM154086v1, whole genome shotgun sequence encodes:
- the LOC109719639 gene encoding protein DETOXIFICATION 55, translating to MVVGDQTQKHTTLAEVLEEIVKMKEIGAPVTAINLLGYCKSMVSVMCLGRLGRVELAGGALAVGFANVTGYSVLSGLALGIEPICAQAFGSGNPALAARALRRAFALLLAAAIPISVLWVSLHPLLLALRQDPAVAAVAARFIRFALPDLLAAAFLSPVRIYLRTEGAGNPPRRLMWCTCLAVAGHVPLSLFLGSAFDVAGVAAATSISSINLLVALYLCSLFASPLQPQSPKLQQLQQKQQQQQAVGAEWAALLRLAVPSCFAVCLEWWWYELMTIAAGYLSRPHVALAAAAIVIQTTSLMYTVPTTLAAAASARVGNELGAGRPDKARLAALVSVGLAFAGSGLGLSWAVLGRHAWARVFTMDRDVLALAATALPVVGLCELANCPQTAGCGVLRGTARPGTAAVINLMAFYGVGAPVAGALAFGLGMGFVGLILGLLAAQIACAILVGYVVFRTDWEVEALKAVDLVGPTVATIEAQEECGLFLA from the exons atGGTTGTGGGAGACCAAACTCAAAAGCACACTACACTTGCTGAG GTGTTAGAGGAGATTGTGAAAATGAAGGAAATAGGAGCCCCCGTAACAGCCATCAACTTACTGGGCTACTGCAAGAGCATGGTCTCAGTGATGTGCCTGGGCCGGCTCGGCCGCGTCGAGCTCGCGGGCGGGGCGTTGGCCGTCGGCTTTGCGAACGTCACCGGCTACTCCGTCCTCTCTGGCCTCGCCCTCGGCATCGAGCCCATCTGCGCCCAGGCCTTCGGCTCCGGCAACCCCGCCCTCGCCGCCCGCGCCCTCCGCCGCGCATTCGCCCTCCTCCTCGCTGCCGCCATTCCAATTTCCGTCCTCTGGGTGTCACTCCACCCTCTCCTCCTCGCACTCCGCCAGGACCCTGCCGTCGCAGCTGTCGCGGCACGGTTCATCCGTTTCGCCCTCCCTGacctcctcgccgccgccttTCTTTCCCCGGTGCGCATCTATCTCCGCACCGAGGGCGCGGGAAACCCGCCCCGCCGGCTCATGTGGTGCACGTGCCTCGCGGTCGCCGGCCACGTCCCCCTCTCGCTCTTCCTCGGCTCTGCATTCGACGTCGCCGGCGTTGCCGCCGCGACGTCGATATCGAGCATCAACCTCCTTGTAGCTCTTTATCTTTGCTCTCTTTTCGCCTCTCCGCTGCAACCGCAATCCCCGAAgctgcagcagctgcagcagaagcagcagcagcagcaggcagTAGGCGCAGAGTGGGCCGCGCTCCTCCGGCTGGCGGTGCCGAGCTGCTTCGCGGTCTGCCTAGAGTGGTGGTGGTACGAGCTCATGACGATCGCCGCCGGATACCTCAGCCGGCCCCACGTCGCGCTCGCTGCCGCCGCCATCGTCATACAGACGACGTCACTGATGTACACTGTCCCGACCACCCTTGCCGCCGCCGCGTCGGCGCGTGTCGGGAACGAGCTCGGGGCGGGCCGGCCCGATAAGGCCCGATTGGCGGCCTTGGTATCCGTAGGCCTCGCTTTCGCGGGCTCCGGCCTAGGCCTATcgtgggccgtgctgggccggcaTGCATGGGCCCGGGTGTTCACCATGGACCGTGACGTGCTTGCGCTTGCCGCCACCGCCCTGCCGGTCGTCGGGCTCTGCGAGCTCGCCAATTGCCCGCAGACCGCCGGATGCGGGGTGCTCCGCGggacggcccggcccggcacggccgcCGTCATCAACCTCATGGCGTTCTACGGCGTCGGTGCTCCCGTCGCCGGGGCCTTGGCCTTTGGGCTAGGTATGGGCTTCGTGGGCCTCATTCTTGGGCTTTTAGCGGCCCAAATAGCGTGCGCTATATTGGTGGGCTACGTTGTTTTTCGGACCGATTGGGAGGTCGAGGCCTTAAAGGCCGTGGACTTGGTGGGCCCGACGGTCGCAACAATTGAGGCCCAGGAAGAATGTGGACTCTTCCTAGCTtaa